A window of the Phycicoccus sp. M110.8 genome harbors these coding sequences:
- the glp gene encoding gephyrin-like molybdotransferase Glp, with protein MISVEQHLSRIMGTVKVIRPFELGVLDAQGCVLAEDITARGSLPGFTNSAMDGYAVHAADVASATPEDPVVLPVVNDIAAGNTHALSLAQGQTMRIMTGAPMPRGADAVVPVEATDGGVVRVQVRQRSVVGQHVREAGEDVEAGDVVLRRGTLLGPGQIALLAAAGIARLKVVPRPRVVVLSTGDELVQVGLTPGFGQIVDSNSVMISAAVTAVGATPFRVGGVKDDARELMDTLEGQLVRADAIITTGGVSMGAFDTVKEVLSRVGTVQFDKVAMRPGMPQGFGLLGDEQVPVFTLPGNPVSALVSFHVFVAPALRAMAGRPEPSYPPGYVPAVASEPFTSVPGKMEFLRVVLDGDSARLAGGQGSHMLGALAAADALAVIPEDVTSVQAGDAIECLPLLGREGL; from the coding sequence GTGATCTCGGTCGAGCAGCACCTGTCGCGGATCATGGGCACCGTCAAGGTCATCCGCCCGTTCGAGCTCGGGGTGCTCGATGCGCAGGGGTGCGTCCTGGCCGAGGACATCACCGCCCGCGGCTCGCTGCCCGGCTTCACCAACTCCGCGATGGACGGGTATGCCGTGCACGCCGCCGACGTGGCGTCGGCGACCCCGGAGGACCCGGTCGTCCTGCCCGTCGTCAACGACATCGCGGCCGGCAACACCCACGCGCTGTCCCTCGCCCAGGGCCAGACGATGCGCATCATGACCGGCGCGCCGATGCCGCGCGGGGCCGACGCGGTCGTCCCCGTGGAGGCCACCGACGGCGGCGTCGTCCGGGTGCAGGTGCGCCAGCGGTCCGTCGTCGGCCAGCACGTCCGCGAGGCCGGCGAGGACGTCGAGGCGGGGGACGTCGTGCTCCGGCGCGGGACGCTGCTCGGGCCGGGACAGATCGCCCTGCTGGCGGCGGCCGGCATCGCCCGGCTCAAGGTGGTGCCGCGACCGCGGGTCGTCGTGCTGTCGACGGGGGACGAGCTGGTGCAGGTCGGGTTGACCCCGGGCTTCGGGCAGATCGTCGACTCCAACTCGGTGATGATCTCGGCGGCGGTCACGGCCGTGGGGGCGACGCCCTTCCGCGTCGGGGGAGTCAAGGACGACGCCCGCGAGCTGATGGACACCCTCGAGGGCCAGCTGGTCCGGGCCGACGCGATCATCACGACGGGCGGGGTGTCGATGGGCGCGTTCGACACGGTCAAGGAGGTGCTGTCGCGCGTCGGCACCGTGCAGTTCGACAAGGTCGCGATGCGCCCGGGGATGCCCCAGGGGTTCGGGCTGCTCGGCGACGAGCAGGTGCCGGTGTTCACCCTGCCCGGCAACCCGGTCAGCGCCCTGGTGTCCTTCCACGTCTTCGTCGCGCCTGCGCTGCGGGCGATGGCCGGTCGGCCCGAGCCGTCCTACCCGCCGGGCTACGTGCCGGCCGTGGCGTCCGAGCCGTTCACCTCGGTGCCCGGGAAGATGGAGTTCCTGCGGGTCGTCCTCGACGGCGACTCCGCCCGGCTGGCCGGCGGGCAGGGCTCGCACATGCTCGGCGCCCTGGCCGCGGCCGACGCCCTGGCCGTGATCCCCGAGGACGTCACCTCCGTGCAGGCGGGCGACGCGATCGAGTGCCTGCCGCTGCTCGGCCGGGAGGGGCTGTGA
- a CDS encoding DUF2231 domain-containing protein → MPRSPGMEINGLPAHPLLVHLVVVLLPLSAAGGILVSTWPAAQRKLGLLVPLGAVVGMLAVPLTTRAGRDLARHFGNPPFIAQHQNYGNQVLPWAIALAATTTLQWLVLRRPRTTTSRALRAALGLAVVVSAVGTVVIVVLTGDSGARAVWGSR, encoded by the coding sequence GTGCCACGTTCCCCCGGCATGGAGATCAACGGCCTGCCGGCACACCCCCTCCTCGTCCACCTCGTCGTCGTGCTCCTGCCGCTCAGCGCGGCCGGCGGCATCCTGGTGAGCACCTGGCCGGCGGCCCAGCGCAAGCTCGGTCTCCTCGTGCCGCTCGGCGCCGTCGTCGGCATGCTCGCCGTCCCGCTGACCACCCGTGCCGGACGCGACCTGGCCCGCCACTTCGGCAACCCGCCGTTCATCGCCCAGCACCAGAACTACGGCAACCAGGTCCTGCCGTGGGCGATCGCCCTCGCCGCCACCACGACGCTGCAGTGGCTCGTGCTGCGTCGACCCAGGACGACCACCTCGAGGGCGCTCCGGGCGGCGCTGGGACTGGCCGTGGTCGTCAGCGCGGTCGGCACCGTCGTCATCGTCGTGCTCACCGGTGACTCCGGCGCGCGCGCCGTCTGGGGCTCCCGCTAG
- a CDS encoding sigma-70 family RNA polymerase sigma factor — MEPDQRETVLQGLHDRHAAELWRFALRLTRDPQVAEDLVQEALLRAWRDPGLLERPDPQSRAWLFTVVRHLVVDRWRSAAARHELTGADLLDPGEADRTGEVLDRWLVADGLSRLSRDHRQVITAAYYEGRSVAEIAAELRVPEGTVKSRLHYGLRSLRLVLQEKGVTGS; from the coding sequence GTGGAACCGGACCAGCGGGAGACCGTGCTGCAGGGGCTGCACGACCGGCACGCCGCCGAGCTGTGGCGGTTCGCGCTGCGGCTGACCCGTGACCCGCAGGTCGCCGAGGACCTCGTGCAGGAGGCCCTGCTGCGGGCCTGGCGCGACCCGGGCCTGCTCGAGCGCCCGGACCCGCAGTCGCGGGCGTGGCTCTTCACCGTCGTGCGCCACCTCGTGGTGGACCGGTGGCGCAGCGCGGCCGCGCGGCACGAGCTCACCGGCGCCGACCTGCTCGACCCGGGGGAGGCCGACCGGACCGGCGAGGTGCTCGACCGCTGGCTGGTCGCCGACGGCCTGTCCCGCCTGTCGCGTGACCACCGCCAGGTCATCACGGCCGCCTACTACGAGGGAAGGAGCGTGGCGGAGATCGCCGCCGAGCTGCGGGTGCCCGAGGGCACCGTCAAGTCCCGCCTGCACTACGGGCTGCGAAGCCTGCGCCTGGTGCTGCAGGAGAAGGGGGTGACGGGCTCGTGA
- the moaC gene encoding cyclic pyranopterin monophosphate synthase MoaC encodes MVDVSAKAVTARSASAAGRVLLSAAAVAALRDGEVPKGDALAVARIAGIQAVKRTPELIPLAHPIAVHAVEVDLSVADDGVDIVATVRTADRTGIEMEALTAVAVGALALIDMVKAVDKHARITDVRVTAKSGGRSGDWVEGP; translated from the coding sequence ATGGTCGACGTCTCGGCCAAGGCGGTGACGGCCCGCTCGGCCAGCGCGGCCGGCCGGGTGCTGCTCTCCGCGGCTGCCGTGGCGGCGCTGAGGGACGGGGAGGTGCCCAAGGGCGACGCGCTCGCCGTGGCGCGGATCGCCGGCATCCAGGCGGTCAAGCGCACCCCCGAGCTCATCCCGCTCGCCCACCCCATCGCCGTGCACGCCGTCGAGGTGGACCTGTCCGTGGCCGACGACGGAGTCGACATCGTGGCGACGGTGCGCACCGCCGACCGCACGGGCATCGAGATGGAGGCCCTGACCGCGGTCGCCGTCGGCGCCCTGGCCCTCATCGACATGGTCAAGGCCGTGGACAAGCACGCGCGGATCACCGACGTGCGGGTCACCGCGAAGTCCGGGGGCCGCTCGGGCGACTGGGTGGAGGGGCCGTGA
- a CDS encoding MogA/MoaB family molybdenum cofactor biosynthesis protein, with protein MPLGRAVVITCSTRAAGGVYPDRGGPLVVEALRQWGFEVADPTVVPDGPEVAEALSAALSSGADVVVTTGGTGLSPTDGTPEATRAVLDREVPGIAEAIRAAGVAKGVPTAMLSRGVAGLAGRTLVVNLPGSSGGVRDALEVLEPVVRHAVSQVRGGDH; from the coding sequence ATGCCGCTCGGGCGCGCAGTCGTCATCACGTGCTCGACCCGCGCGGCCGGCGGCGTCTACCCCGACCGCGGCGGCCCGCTGGTCGTCGAGGCGTTGCGGCAGTGGGGTTTCGAGGTGGCGGACCCGACGGTCGTGCCCGACGGTCCCGAGGTCGCCGAGGCGCTCTCGGCGGCCCTGTCGTCCGGCGCCGACGTGGTCGTCACCACCGGGGGCACGGGACTGTCGCCCACCGACGGCACACCGGAGGCCACCCGCGCGGTCCTCGACCGCGAGGTGCCGGGCATCGCCGAGGCCATCCGGGCGGCCGGCGTCGCCAAGGGCGTGCCGACGGCGATGCTGTCCCGCGGGGTCGCCGGCCTGGCCGGTCGGACGCTGGTCGTGAACCTCCCGGGCTCGAGCGGCGGGGTCCGCGACGCGCTCGAGGTGCTCGAGCCCGTGGTGCGGCACGCCGTGTCGCAGGTCCGGGGCGGCGACCACTGA
- a CDS encoding YeiH family protein, whose amino-acid sequence MEEGPIGHPCWTVRACRGSRATHGIGPLVWAIVLGVLLANVAEMLRRVAPGVAVVARKALRAGVVLLGLQVAFQDILGLGGGMVGVIVTVVAVGVLSSVGLGRVFRVGAKQALLIACGFSICGAAAVAAADGVVEAEEEEVATAIGLVVLFGSLMIPVVPLLGRAAGLSDTDAGLWAGAPIHEVAQVVAAGGAVSSAALTVAVVVKLGRVLMLAPTLMAISVVRRLSGPTRGEVITKRPPLIPLFVLGFLAMVAFRSTGSCPRRRWDWRTRLRTSCWPRPCSRSEPGSGWPRSARWDGVRSRWRPRPLSSSHRSPSRG is encoded by the coding sequence ATGGAGGAAGGCCCGATTGGCCACCCTTGCTGGACTGTGCGGGCGTGCCGCGGGTCCCGCGCCACTCACGGCATCGGGCCACTGGTCTGGGCCATCGTGTTGGGAGTCCTGCTTGCCAACGTGGCCGAGATGCTGAGGCGGGTGGCGCCCGGCGTTGCTGTCGTGGCACGCAAGGCGCTGCGCGCCGGAGTCGTCCTGCTGGGACTGCAAGTCGCCTTCCAGGACATCCTCGGGTTGGGGGGCGGCATGGTCGGCGTCATCGTCACGGTCGTGGCCGTTGGCGTGCTCTCCTCAGTGGGGCTGGGACGGGTCTTCCGGGTCGGTGCCAAACAGGCGTTGCTGATCGCGTGTGGATTCTCCATCTGCGGGGCTGCCGCGGTGGCCGCGGCCGACGGCGTCGTCGAGGCCGAGGAAGAAGAAGTCGCCACGGCCATCGGGCTTGTGGTCCTGTTCGGGTCACTGATGATTCCGGTCGTGCCACTGCTCGGACGGGCCGCTGGGCTCTCGGACACGGACGCTGGTCTGTGGGCCGGTGCTCCCATCCACGAGGTGGCGCAGGTCGTTGCGGCGGGCGGCGCCGTATCGTCCGCAGCGTTGACTGTCGCCGTCGTCGTCAAGCTCGGTCGCGTGCTGATGTTGGCTCCCACCCTCATGGCCATCAGCGTGGTGCGGCGTCTGTCCGGGCCGACACGTGGAGAGGTGATCACCAAACGTCCGCCGCTGATCCCGCTGTTCGTCCTTGGGTTCCTGGCCATGGTCGCGTTTCGGTCCACCGGATCCTGCCCACGACGGCGCTGGGACTGGCGCACCAGGCTCAGGACTTCCTGCTGGCCACGGCCATGTTCGCGCTCGGAACCGGGGTCAGGCTGGCCGCGTTCCGCTCGCTGGGATGGCGTCCGTTCGCGCTGGCGACCGCGTCCACTGTCGTCGTCGCATCGGTCGCCTTCGCGGGGGTGA
- a CDS encoding FadR/GntR family transcriptional regulator, with amino-acid sequence MTTDQTPLTPIVPVAFGQRRQEVVARIKDYIVANSLKPGDPLPTETELCEAIGASRSSVREAVKTLAALDIVEVRHGHGTFVGSLSLAALVESLAFRGLLSGEDDHRVLGQVVEVRQTLEQGLSSQIINNTTRADHARLLDLAQEMVERADRGEDFLEVDRQFHLKLMEPLGSDLLLQLTEAFWQVQAIVAPTLRPEPPAHILTARLHVAIAEAIAQGDESDLRTAIADHYAPVRSAIAQAHRRG; translated from the coding sequence ATGACGACCGACCAAACTCCGCTGACGCCGATCGTCCCCGTGGCATTCGGGCAGCGACGTCAGGAGGTGGTCGCCCGGATCAAGGACTACATCGTCGCCAACAGCCTGAAGCCGGGTGACCCGCTGCCGACCGAGACGGAGCTGTGCGAGGCCATTGGGGCCAGTCGCTCCAGCGTTCGGGAGGCCGTCAAAACCCTGGCCGCCCTCGACATCGTCGAAGTCCGCCATGGCCACGGCACCTTCGTCGGCAGCCTGTCGCTCGCTGCGCTGGTGGAGAGCCTGGCATTTCGTGGCCTGCTGAGCGGCGAGGACGACCACCGAGTGCTCGGTCAAGTGGTCGAGGTCCGCCAGACCTTGGAACAGGGGCTGAGCAGCCAGATCATCAACAACACGACCAGGGCCGACCACGCGCGACTGCTCGACCTGGCGCAGGAGATGGTGGAGCGCGCTGACCGTGGAGAGGACTTCCTCGAAGTCGACCGCCAGTTCCACCTCAAGCTGATGGAGCCGCTGGGCAGCGACCTGCTCCTCCAGCTGACGGAGGCCTTCTGGCAGGTGCAGGCGATCGTCGCCCCGACCCTGCGCCCCGAACCGCCAGCGCACATCCTCACAGCAAGACTGCACGTGGCAATCGCGGAGGCCATCGCTCAGGGCGACGAGTCAGACTTGCGGACCGCGATAGCCGACCACTACGCGCCCGTGCGAAGCGCTATCGCACAAGCCCACCGGCGCGGGTAA
- a CDS encoding GNAT family protein, which translates to MSRSAWPIELHGQTPGGRALVLDALRRRDKDEWIEVRSRNRNWLGPWEATSPEAEPQRVSFAGLVRHYNGEARAGRMVPLTIRLDGRLVGQVVLFGIAWGSLLSAAAGYWVDERVAGAGVAPTALALAGDHAMQTMGLHRVEVNIRPENARSLAVVRKLGFRDEGTRAAYLHISGSWRDHRTFALTTEDLGGHSLLERYLERIHTDHIRHIGDTPPHLPGGEPSET; encoded by the coding sequence ATGTCCCGGTCGGCCTGGCCGATCGAACTGCACGGCCAGACGCCCGGCGGCCGGGCGCTCGTGCTCGACGCCCTGCGCCGCCGGGACAAGGACGAGTGGATCGAGGTTCGCTCCCGCAACCGCAACTGGCTCGGGCCCTGGGAGGCGACCTCGCCCGAGGCCGAGCCGCAACGGGTGTCCTTCGCCGGACTGGTCCGTCACTACAACGGCGAGGCCCGGGCCGGGCGGATGGTGCCGCTGACGATCCGGCTCGACGGCCGGCTCGTGGGGCAGGTCGTCCTCTTCGGGATCGCCTGGGGGTCGCTGCTGTCGGCGGCTGCGGGGTACTGGGTCGACGAGCGGGTCGCCGGCGCCGGCGTCGCGCCGACGGCCCTGGCGCTCGCGGGCGACCATGCCATGCAGACCATGGGACTGCACCGGGTCGAGGTGAACATCCGCCCGGAGAACGCGCGCAGCCTCGCGGTCGTGCGCAAGCTGGGGTTCCGCGACGAGGGGACGCGCGCGGCATACCTGCACATCTCGGGGTCCTGGCGCGACCACCGGACCTTCGCGCTGACCACCGAGGACCTGGGTGGGCACAGCCTCCTCGAGCGGTACCTGGAGCGGATTCACACTGATCACATCCGCCACATTGGCGACACACCGCCCCACCTCCCCGGAGGGGAGCCGAGCGAGACCTAA
- a CDS encoding UTP--glucose-1-phosphate uridylyltransferase: MSQSGLAAAVERLEERGVDERAIRVFSHYYEQLEQGTTGLIAESDIEPLSEVTSLEQLQATEDERREALSRTAVVKLNGGLGTSMGLSGPKSLLEVRDGRTFLDVIARQVLALREEYGVEVPLLLMNSFRTREASLEALAAYPELEVEGLPLDFLQNAEPKLRADDLTPVEWPDDPELEWCPPGHGDVYVAMLASGVLQALRDKGFRYVFLSNSDNLGATCDPTVPVWMAKEGIPYVSEVCDRTANDRKGGHLAIRRSDGRIVLRERSMVSEEDDRWFQDTERHPLFHANNLWVDLDALEAKLTESDGVLGLPIIVNRKTVDPSRKDSTPVIQVESAMGTAIEVFAGSRALRIPRSRFRPVKTTNELLLLRSDLFAFDELSRVVAQSDRRDPRVDLDDHYTLIGDFDERFPAGAPSLVECTSLVVHGDVTFGAGVRCVGDVVVEADEPRTIADDTVLHDSLEESPAEVGR, from the coding sequence ATGAGCCAATCTGGTCTGGCAGCGGCCGTGGAGCGGCTGGAGGAGCGCGGGGTCGACGAGCGCGCGATCCGTGTCTTCTCCCACTACTACGAGCAGCTCGAGCAGGGGACGACCGGCCTGATCGCCGAGTCGGACATCGAGCCGCTGAGCGAGGTGACCTCGCTCGAGCAGCTGCAGGCGACCGAGGACGAGCGGCGTGAGGCGCTGTCGCGGACGGCGGTGGTCAAGCTCAACGGCGGGCTCGGGACGAGCATGGGCCTCTCCGGCCCGAAGTCGCTGCTGGAGGTCCGCGACGGCCGCACGTTCCTCGACGTCATCGCCCGCCAGGTGCTGGCGCTGCGCGAGGAGTACGGCGTCGAGGTGCCGCTGCTGCTCATGAACTCGTTCCGCACCCGGGAGGCGTCGCTCGAGGCACTGGCGGCCTACCCCGAGCTCGAGGTCGAGGGGCTGCCGCTGGACTTCCTGCAGAACGCCGAGCCGAAGCTGCGGGCCGACGACCTCACCCCCGTCGAGTGGCCCGACGACCCCGAGCTCGAGTGGTGCCCGCCCGGCCACGGTGACGTCTACGTCGCGATGCTGGCCAGTGGGGTGCTGCAGGCGTTGCGGGACAAGGGCTTCCGCTACGTCTTCCTCTCGAACTCCGACAACCTGGGCGCGACCTGCGACCCGACCGTGCCGGTGTGGATGGCCAAGGAGGGCATCCCGTACGTGTCGGAGGTGTGCGACCGCACCGCCAACGACCGCAAGGGCGGCCACCTGGCGATCCGCCGCTCCGACGGCCGCATCGTGCTGCGCGAGCGGTCGATGGTGTCGGAGGAGGACGACCGCTGGTTCCAGGACACCGAGCGCCACCCGCTGTTCCACGCCAACAACCTGTGGGTCGACCTCGACGCGCTCGAGGCCAAGCTCACCGAGAGCGACGGCGTGCTCGGCCTGCCGATCATCGTCAACCGCAAGACCGTGGACCCCAGCCGCAAGGACTCGACGCCGGTCATCCAGGTCGAGTCGGCGATGGGAACGGCGATCGAGGTGTTCGCCGGGTCGCGCGCCCTGCGGATCCCGCGCAGCCGGTTCCGGCCGGTGAAGACGACGAACGAGCTGCTGCTGCTGCGCTCGGACCTGTTCGCGTTCGACGAGCTGTCCCGGGTGGTGGCGCAGAGCGACCGGCGTGACCCGCGCGTGGACCTCGACGACCACTACACGCTGATCGGCGACTTCGACGAGCGGTTCCCGGCCGGGGCGCCGTCGCTGGTCGAGTGCACGTCGCTCGTCGTGCACGGTGACGTGACGTTCGGCGCGGGCGTGCGCTGCGTGGGCGACGTCGTGGTCGAGGCGGACGAGCCGCGGACCATCGCCGACGACACCGTCCTGCACGACAGCCTCGAGGAGTCGCCGGCGGAGGTCGGCCGGTGA
- a CDS encoding ABC transporter substrate-binding protein, which produces MNTQSPSGDVTWASTGFSRRSFLQVTGGLSLGAVLSASIAACSGPASSGSIGKGAKGSHVDVAIGYNNNSSWDPHNTGSAFAMAAHQHVYEPLWDAAPRTREPFAALASELPKDTQATEWTVTLRDGATWHDGKPVTADDVIYSVNRILSKDAKVLTNAFFASWLTGATKVDDRTVKLTLAFPFAAALQRFSILKIVPKHHFESKPDDFFKSGANALGSGPYKVAGHQDTSFTKFARHDKYNGSLKPSFETMQWNVSVDAAARIALLTSGGVQISDNIPQANIDAIKGRGLTVQGVDSMNLLGLAFNTSKKPFGDKRVRQALRMAIDTKKLIDVAIAGKGTPATGFLHEASPEFHRAATQYTYDPEKAKALLKEAGVTNLKLRLLSTNISWTAIAVNTIKESWEAIGVATTLDVRETAAFNTAVAAGEPADVLTFSGNPNQFGADADLNIRWFYSPSTPFLPWNKWGQTPEYKKLDAQLAAAQREPDQAKHKALLDQAMDTIADEGVIYPVMHMQLFTSWDPKKLTSVTPLDIPGVNLLKTTSAV; this is translated from the coding sequence ATGAACACGCAGTCGCCGTCGGGCGACGTCACCTGGGCCAGCACCGGTTTCAGTCGCCGTAGTTTCCTCCAGGTCACTGGGGGACTTTCGCTGGGCGCGGTGCTCAGCGCCTCGATCGCGGCCTGCAGCGGACCTGCGTCGAGCGGAAGCATCGGCAAGGGCGCAAAGGGCAGCCACGTGGACGTGGCCATCGGCTACAACAACAACAGCAGTTGGGACCCGCACAACACCGGTTCAGCCTTCGCCATGGCAGCCCACCAGCACGTGTACGAGCCGCTCTGGGACGCCGCCCCCCGAACCCGCGAACCGTTCGCCGCGCTGGCCTCCGAACTGCCCAAGGACACCCAGGCCACCGAATGGACCGTCACACTTCGTGATGGCGCAACGTGGCACGACGGCAAGCCGGTCACTGCCGACGACGTCATCTACTCCGTCAACCGCATCCTGTCCAAGGACGCCAAGGTCCTCACCAATGCGTTCTTCGCCAGCTGGCTGACCGGCGCCACCAAGGTGGACGACCGCACGGTAAAGCTCACCCTCGCCTTCCCCTTCGCGGCAGCCCTTCAGCGGTTCTCCATCCTCAAGATCGTGCCCAAGCACCACTTCGAGTCCAAGCCCGACGACTTCTTCAAGTCGGGGGCCAACGCTCTGGGCTCCGGGCCGTACAAGGTCGCCGGCCACCAGGACACCTCATTCACCAAGTTCGCTCGCCATGACAAGTACAACGGGTCGCTGAAGCCGTCCTTCGAGACCATGCAATGGAACGTCTCGGTGGACGCGGCGGCCCGGATCGCCTTGTTGACCTCTGGGGGCGTGCAGATCTCGGACAACATCCCGCAAGCCAACATCGACGCCATCAAGGGCCGTGGGCTGACCGTGCAGGGCGTCGACAGCATGAACCTGCTGGGCCTGGCCTTCAATACGAGCAAGAAGCCGTTCGGGGACAAGCGCGTCCGGCAGGCACTGCGCATGGCCATCGACACCAAGAAGCTCATCGACGTGGCGATCGCTGGCAAGGGCACGCCTGCCACCGGCTTCCTGCATGAGGCCAGCCCCGAGTTCCACCGGGCCGCGACGCAGTACACCTACGACCCTGAGAAGGCCAAGGCCCTGCTCAAGGAGGCCGGTGTCACCAACCTCAAGCTCAGGCTGCTGTCCACGAACATCTCCTGGACCGCCATCGCGGTCAACACGATCAAGGAGTCGTGGGAGGCCATCGGCGTCGCGACGACGCTGGACGTACGGGAGACTGCCGCGTTCAACACCGCCGTCGCGGCGGGTGAGCCCGCGGACGTGTTGACCTTCTCGGGCAACCCGAACCAGTTCGGGGCGGACGCCGACCTCAACATCCGCTGGTTCTACTCCCCGTCCACCCCGTTCCTCCCGTGGAACAAGTGGGGCCAGACGCCGGAGTACAAGAAGCTCGACGCCCAGCTCGCCGCCGCCCAGCGCGAGCCCGACCAGGCCAAGCACAAGGCGTTGCTCGACCAGGCGATGGACACCATCGCGGACGAGGGTGTGATCTACCCGGTGATGCACATGCAGCTCTTCACCTCGTGGGACCCCAAGAAGCTCACGTCGGTCACGCCGCTCGATATTCCGGGCGTCAACCTGCTGAAGACCACGTCCGCGGTCTGA
- a CDS encoding 5-formyltetrahydrofolate cyclo-ligase — protein MAGATKDAERRRLAALRRERVPGRDRAKDAESLELGALEVAYAEGLGPGDWVAAYESLASEPPTESLIGALAARGIRVMVPVTLPDWDLDWREAGDDRLLGRDAVADARVVFLPAQAVDRHGTRLGRGKGCYDRALSRTAARTVALVHPWEVLDEALPAEPHDHPVDAALTAEQGLVRLGN, from the coding sequence ATGGCTGGTGCGACCAAGGACGCCGAGCGCCGCCGCCTCGCGGCGCTGCGGCGCGAACGCGTGCCCGGGCGGGACCGGGCCAAGGACGCCGAGTCCCTCGAGCTCGGCGCCCTCGAGGTGGCGTATGCCGAGGGGCTGGGTCCCGGGGACTGGGTCGCGGCATACGAGTCTCTGGCGAGCGAGCCACCCACGGAGTCCCTCATCGGCGCCCTCGCGGCGCGGGGCATCCGCGTCATGGTCCCGGTGACGCTGCCGGACTGGGACCTGGACTGGCGCGAGGCCGGGGACGACCGGCTGCTGGGCCGCGATGCCGTCGCGGACGCCCGGGTGGTGTTCCTGCCCGCGCAGGCGGTCGACCGCCACGGCACCCGGCTCGGGCGCGGCAAGGGCTGCTACGACCGCGCCCTGTCGCGCACCGCCGCCCGGACCGTCGCCCTCGTCCACCCGTGGGAGGTGCTCGACGAGGCCCTGCCGGCCGAGCCGCACGACCACCCGGTCGACGCGGCCCTCACCGCCGAGCAGGGCCTGGTCCGCCTGGGCAACTGA
- a CDS encoding zf-HC2 domain-containing protein, with protein sequence MTGTDAYADWDAAYVLGALSGPERVEYEAHLAGCPRCQAAVAELAGVPGLLAQVPPGEALALDEAEGGEWPEPPSSLMPVLPRDGESGRGPGRGSVPRSAPRPLRALPVTARAPRWVALGLAAAVVLGALAGYAVSAVLGDRSPGPVATATSTGGGSVAGGAGAARLAFSPVQPSLMTAVVDVVPVASGTELRVECQYARSSADSTSGASDGRYPGEDGVAYAIWVVDRSGAATELHAWTARPDRVMRPVGRSDLPVGRIGAVEIRRVTDGATVMRARLS encoded by the coding sequence GTGACCGGCACCGACGCATACGCCGACTGGGACGCCGCCTACGTCCTGGGTGCCCTGAGCGGCCCCGAGCGCGTGGAGTACGAGGCTCACCTGGCCGGGTGCCCGCGCTGCCAGGCCGCGGTGGCCGAGCTCGCCGGAGTCCCCGGTCTGCTCGCCCAGGTGCCCCCGGGTGAGGCGTTGGCGCTGGACGAGGCCGAGGGCGGCGAGTGGCCCGAGCCGCCGTCGTCGCTCATGCCCGTACTGCCCCGCGACGGCGAGTCGGGACGGGGGCCCGGGCGGGGCTCCGTGCCGAGGTCCGCGCCGAGACCCCTGCGCGCGCTGCCGGTCACGGCCCGTGCGCCGAGGTGGGTGGCGCTCGGGCTCGCCGCCGCCGTGGTGCTCGGCGCGCTCGCGGGGTATGCCGTGTCGGCCGTTCTAGGGGACCGCTCGCCGGGCCCGGTGGCGACGGCGACCTCGACCGGTGGCGGCAGTGTGGCCGGAGGCGCCGGGGCCGCGCGACTGGCCTTCTCCCCGGTTCAGCCGTCGCTGATGACGGCGGTGGTCGACGTGGTGCCAGTCGCGTCCGGGACCGAGCTGCGGGTCGAGTGCCAGTACGCGCGGTCCTCCGCGGACTCCACCTCAGGCGCGTCGGACGGTCGGTACCCGGGTGAGGACGGCGTCGCATACGCGATCTGGGTCGTCGACCGCTCCGGGGCGGCCACGGAGCTGCACGCCTGGACCGCCCGGCCCGACCGCGTGATGCGTCCCGTGGGGCGCTCGGACCTGCCCGTCGGCCGTATCGGCGCCGTGGAGATCCGCCGCGTGACGGACGGCGCCACGGTGATGCGGGCGCGCCTGAGCTGA